The DNA segment CCTGCTCAATCAGGGCTACGTCGAAACATCCAACGTCAATGTGGCCGAGGAACTGGTGAGCATGATCGTGGCGCAGCGGGGATACGAGATGAACTCGAAAGCCATCACGACCTCGGATCAGATGCTTGCGCGTCTGACCCAACTCTAACGTTCATGCAGCAGTAGCGAGCGCCCCCTGATGATGAAACACACTGAACACGAATTGAAGACCCGCCCCTCCCATCCTCCCCTCGCGGGGAGGCTTCTGATTTGCTCGCTTCGCTCGGCTGTCACCGGTCGCTCCGAACGAGTTGTTTCGCACTAAATGGGTGAAATCATGAAGAACCTAGCCCTGATCGCCAGTTTTGCCGCACTGCTGTCCGGATGCGTCACGACCACGCCGACGACGGCGATCCACCAGCCGATGAGCATTCGTCCGGAAGCACGCAACTATGCGCCGCCGAGCAATGGGGCCATTTTCAACATCGCCTCGGCACGTCCCCTGTTCGAGGACCGTCGTGCCCGTTTTGTCGGCGACACCATCACCATCAACATCGCCGAAAAGGTTCAGGCGTCGAAGAAGTCCGAGAACAAGTCCACGCGCAGCCAGTCGGTCGATGTCAGCGTGCCGACCATTGTCGGCCTGCCCTTCAAGGGGGCACAGGGAACGGCGCTGGCCGCGAGCGACAGCAACAACTTCAACGGCAAGGGCGAGAACACCTCGTCGAACGATTTCACCGGAACGATTACCGTGACCGTGATCGAGGTATATCCGAACGGAAACCTGCTGGTATCCGGCGAAAAACAGATCGGACTCAAGGAAGGCGAGGAATTCATTCGCTTCTCGGGGGTGATCAATCCGAACACGATCACCGCCGCCAATACCGTGACATCCACACAGGTGGCCGATGCGCGCATCGAGTACAAGGCGAACGGCTTTCTTGACTCGGCGCAGGTCATGGGATGGCTGGGGCGCTTTTTCCTGACTTTCATGCCGTTCTGAGGAGACTGACATGACGCGAATGGAAAAAAGTTTTCTGGCATTTCTCTGGATGCTTGCCGCGCTTCTGGTGGTGGATACCGCCCGTGCCGAACGGATCAAGGATCTCGCCTCGATCGCCGGCGTGCGCAACAACCAGCTCGTTGGCTACGGCCTTGTGGTCGGGCTCGATGGCAGCGGCGACCAGACGACCCAGACGCCGTTTACCGTGCAGAGCATCATCAGCATGCTGTCGGCAATGGGAGTCAATCTGCCTCCCGGGCAGTCACTGCAACTGAAGAACGTGGCGGCCGTGATGGTGACCGCCAGCTTGCCGCCGTTCGCGCGCTCCGGCCAGCCCATTGACATCACGGTGTCGTCGATAGGCAACGCCAAGAGCCTGAAGGGCGGTACCCTGATCCTCACTCCCTTGAAGGGAGCCGACGGGCAGACCTACGCCATGGCGCAGGGCAATGTCGTGGTGGTGGGCGCCGGGGCGTCGGGCGCCGGTTCCAAAACGACGGTCAATCATCTCTCGGTGGGCCGAGTCACCGGCGGCGCAACGGTCGAGCGTGAAGTGCCGATGCCGCTCGGGCAAGGCGAATTCGTCTATCTTGATCTGAACACCACCGATTTCGGTACTGCCCAGCTGATGGTCGAGGCAATCAACAAGACCACGCCGGGTGCGGCTACGGCGGCCGACGCACGCCAGATCCGGGTGCGTGCCCCGACCAATCCGGATGAGCGCGTATCGTTCATCGGACGCATTGAGAATATTCAATTGACTCCGGCGAAAATGTCCGCCAAGGTCATCGTCAACAGCCGCACGGGATCGGTGGTCATGAATCAGTCGGTGTTGCTTGACAGCTGTGCGGTTGCACACGGCAATCTTTCCGTGTCGGTCAGCACCGACAATACCGTGAGCCAGCCGGGTGCGCTGTCCGGAGGCCAGACTGCCGGCGTGAGCAATGCCCAGATCGATATTAAGCAGGAAGGCGGGGCGATGATGAACATCAAGGCAGGCGCCAACCTGGCCGACATCGTCAAGGCGCTGAACGCCCTGGGTGCCAATCCTCAGGACCTGATGGCCATTCTGCAGGCGATGAAGTCGGCAGGTGCCCTGCGCGCCGAACTGGAGGTCATCTGATCATTCGAGTCGGGAATATTTTGCCGCCCTGATCCAGCGAATGGCGATGCCTGCCTTCTGACATCCTTCCGTCAGCCATGAGTGCCAGCGCAAATACCCCCGCCGCCGTCAACCCCAACGTCTTCGACGTCAACAGCCTTGCCGCATTGAAGCGGCAAGTGAAAGACGGCGACCCCAAGGCACTGAAGGCTGCCGCGCAGCAGTTCGAAGCGCTGTTCCTGCAAATGGTTTTGAAGTCGATGCGCGATGCCACGCCACGCGAAGGCTTGTTCGACAGCGAGCAGGCGCGCATGTACGAATCCCTGCTCGATCAACAGATGGTCCAGGTATTGGGTGCCAGGAGCGGCGGTACCGGCTTGGCGGCGATGATCGAGAAGCAGTTGTTGCGACAGAATCCGGAACCGCAGCCGCTCGATGGCCCCGTGCCCTTGTTGCCGGCAACCCCGGCTTACCGCTTGCCGCGCGAGGGAATGATTCCCTTGTTGCGCGAAGGACTTCGGGCACCGCTGCCGCTGCATGACATGCAGCGGAATCCTGCGCTCGACTCGCGGACGTCTCCGCTTTCCTCCCTGGTCGTTGATCCGGCGGGCATCGGCGATGGCGTCAGTCCGTCGGCCGCCGTTCGTGAATTCGCCACCCGGCTATGGCCGGCGGCGACCGAGGCCAGTCGGGCGACGGGCATTCCTGCCCATTTCATGGTGGCTCAAGCGGCGCTGGAGACCGGCTGGGGCAGATCCGAACCGCGCCGTGCCGATGGCAGTCAGAGCTTCAATGTGTTCGGCATCAAGGCCGGCCGCAACTGGCAGGGGCCGGTGGCCGAGGCGACGACCACGGAATACGTGGATGGAGTCGCGCAGAAGCAGGTCGAGCGTTTCCGTGCCTATGGTTCTTACGCGGAAGCGTTTCGCGACTA comes from the Sulfuritalea hydrogenivorans sk43H genome and includes:
- the flgJ gene encoding flagellar assembly peptidoglycan hydrolase FlgJ — encoded protein: MSASANTPAAVNPNVFDVNSLAALKRQVKDGDPKALKAAAQQFEALFLQMVLKSMRDATPREGLFDSEQARMYESLLDQQMVQVLGARSGGTGLAAMIEKQLLRQNPEPQPLDGPVPLLPATPAYRLPREGMIPLLREGLRAPLPLHDMQRNPALDSRTSPLSSLVVDPAGIGDGVSPSAAVREFATRLWPAATEASRATGIPAHFMVAQAALETGWGRSEPRRADGSQSFNVFGIKAGRNWQGPVAEATTTEYVDGVAQKQVERFRAYGSYAEAFRDYAGLLAGNSRYAGVLGTQDAASFARGLQRAGYATDPMYAAKLERIIGGSTLRQALAA
- a CDS encoding flagellar basal body P-ring protein FlgI yields the protein MTRMEKSFLAFLWMLAALLVVDTARAERIKDLASIAGVRNNQLVGYGLVVGLDGSGDQTTQTPFTVQSIISMLSAMGVNLPPGQSLQLKNVAAVMVTASLPPFARSGQPIDITVSSIGNAKSLKGGTLILTPLKGADGQTYAMAQGNVVVVGAGASGAGSKTTVNHLSVGRVTGGATVEREVPMPLGQGEFVYLDLNTTDFGTAQLMVEAINKTTPGAATAADARQIRVRAPTNPDERVSFIGRIENIQLTPAKMSAKVIVNSRTGSVVMNQSVLLDSCAVAHGNLSVSVSTDNTVSQPGALSGGQTAGVSNAQIDIKQEGGAMMNIKAGANLADIVKALNALGANPQDLMAILQAMKSAGALRAELEVI
- a CDS encoding flagellar basal body L-ring protein FlgH; translated protein: MKNLALIASFAALLSGCVTTTPTTAIHQPMSIRPEARNYAPPSNGAIFNIASARPLFEDRRARFVGDTITINIAEKVQASKKSENKSTRSQSVDVSVPTIVGLPFKGAQGTALAASDSNNFNGKGENTSSNDFTGTITVTVIEVYPNGNLLVSGEKQIGLKEGEEFIRFSGVINPNTITAANTVTSTQVADARIEYKANGFLDSAQVMGWLGRFFLTFMPF